The following proteins come from a genomic window of Enterobacter chengduensis:
- the pgaD gene encoding poly-beta-1,6-N-acetyl-D-glucosamine biosynthesis protein PgaD, which produces MNENTLILTEHRLLPRLFDAALTLAAWGGFLFFLYARLWMQLTDESDHRWSVIIASFNTVLLYLLFAALNGWLLILWYQYNRRRAHVRRRQPGYFHQEELARSFNVSPQIISEMSQYNLLTVYHDQIGRIIDLKISEQLEEEEQ; this is translated from the coding sequence ATGAACGAAAATACCTTAATTTTGACCGAACATCGGCTATTGCCGCGTCTTTTCGATGCCGCGTTGACGCTGGCGGCGTGGGGTGGATTTCTGTTTTTCCTGTATGCCAGGCTCTGGATGCAGCTCACCGATGAGAGCGACCACCGATGGAGCGTGATTATTGCCTCCTTTAATACGGTGTTGCTCTACCTGCTGTTCGCCGCGCTCAACGGCTGGCTGCTGATTTTGTGGTATCAGTACAACCGCCGCCGCGCCCACGTGAGGCGGCGCCAGCCGGGCTATTTTCACCAGGAGGAGCTGGCCCGCAGCTTTAACGTCTCACCGCAGATCATCTCCGAGATGAGCCAGTACAACCTGCTGACGGTTTACCATGACCAGATTGGCCGCATCATCGATTTGAAGATCAGCGAGCAGCTGGAAGAGGAAGAACAGTAA
- the gss gene encoding bifunctional glutathionylspermidine amidase/synthase, whose translation MRKGTLSSDAPFGTLLGYAPGGVAIYSSNYGSLDPRKYPEDADFRSYIGNEYMGHKWQCVEFARRFLFLNYGVVFTDVGMAWEIFSLRFLRQVVNDNILPLQAFANGSKRAPRAGALLVWQKGGEFHETGHVAVIAQLLDDRVRIAEQNVIHSPLPLGQQWTRELRLSVENGCYTLHDTFSDTEILGWMIQTDDTEHSVPQPEIDGELLKISGARLKNTRQFDGKWLNENDALQQAYIRANGHVINKDPCQYFTITESAEQELIKATNELHLMYLHATDKVLKDDSLLALFDIPKILWPRLRLSWQWRRHHMITGRMDFCMDERGIKVYEYNADSASCHTEGGLILEEWVKNGYRGNGHNPAEGLLEELTGAWKHSHARPFVHIMQDNDVEEDYHALFIQRSLMQAGFETKILHGLGALSWDAAGQLVDDEGRHVNCVWKTWAWETAIEQIREVSETEYAAVPIRTGHPKGEVRLIDVLLRPEVLVFEPLWTVIPGNKAILPVLWQLFPNHRYLLDTDFEVNELLKQTGYAVKPIAGRCGSNIDLISAQDELLDKSSGKFVDRKNIYQQLWCLPKVDGKYIQVCTFTVGGNYGGTCLRGDDSLVVKKESDIEPLIVVKDSL comes from the coding sequence ATGCGTAAAGGAACGTTAAGCAGTGACGCGCCATTCGGGACGTTGTTAGGCTATGCGCCGGGTGGCGTGGCGATTTACTCTTCTAATTACGGCAGCCTGGACCCGCGAAAGTACCCGGAAGACGCGGATTTTCGCAGCTATATCGGCAACGAATACATGGGCCACAAGTGGCAGTGCGTGGAGTTCGCCCGCCGTTTCCTGTTCCTCAACTATGGCGTCGTGTTTACCGACGTCGGCATGGCGTGGGAGATTTTCTCTCTGCGCTTTTTGCGCCAGGTGGTGAACGATAACATTCTGCCCCTTCAGGCGTTTGCCAACGGTTCGAAACGCGCGCCGCGCGCCGGGGCGCTGCTGGTTTGGCAAAAGGGCGGTGAGTTCCATGAGACCGGCCACGTGGCGGTGATCGCCCAGCTTCTGGACGATAGGGTGCGCATTGCGGAGCAGAACGTGATTCACTCCCCGCTGCCGCTCGGGCAGCAGTGGACCCGCGAGCTGCGTCTGAGCGTGGAGAACGGGTGTTACACCCTCCATGACACCTTCAGCGACACGGAAATTCTCGGCTGGATGATCCAGACCGACGACACGGAACACAGCGTTCCCCAGCCGGAAATCGACGGCGAGCTGCTGAAAATCAGCGGCGCGCGGCTGAAAAACACGCGTCAGTTCGACGGAAAATGGCTCAACGAAAATGACGCGCTGCAGCAGGCGTATATCCGCGCGAACGGTCACGTGATCAATAAAGATCCCTGCCAGTACTTCACCATCACCGAAAGCGCCGAGCAGGAGCTGATCAAGGCCACCAACGAGCTGCATCTGATGTACCTGCACGCCACCGATAAGGTGCTGAAAGACGACAGCCTGCTGGCGCTTTTCGATATCCCGAAAATCCTCTGGCCGCGCCTGCGCCTCTCGTGGCAGTGGCGTCGCCACCATATGATCACCGGTCGTATGGATTTCTGCATGGACGAGCGCGGCATCAAGGTTTACGAGTACAACGCCGACTCCGCGTCATGCCATACCGAGGGCGGGCTTATCCTTGAGGAGTGGGTGAAAAACGGCTATCGCGGCAACGGGCATAACCCGGCGGAGGGCCTGCTGGAAGAGCTAACCGGCGCGTGGAAGCATAGCCACGCGCGGCCGTTCGTCCACATCATGCAGGACAACGATGTCGAAGAGGACTATCACGCGCTCTTTATTCAGCGCTCGCTGATGCAGGCCGGGTTCGAGACCAAAATTCTCCACGGGCTGGGGGCGCTCAGCTGGGATGCCGCCGGACAGCTGGTTGACGACGAAGGTCGCCACGTCAACTGCGTGTGGAAAACCTGGGCGTGGGAAACGGCGATAGAGCAGATCCGCGAGGTCAGCGAAACCGAATATGCCGCCGTGCCGATTCGGACCGGACATCCCAAAGGCGAAGTCCGCCTCATTGACGTCCTGCTGCGCCCCGAGGTGCTGGTCTTCGAACCGCTGTGGACGGTGATACCGGGCAACAAAGCCATTCTGCCGGTGCTGTGGCAGCTCTTCCCGAACCACCGTTACCTTCTCGACACCGATTTTGAGGTTAACGAACTGCTCAAGCAGACCGGCTATGCCGTCAAGCCGATAGCCGGACGCTGCGGCAGCAATATCGATCTCATCAGCGCTCAGGACGAGCTGCTGGATAAATCCAGCGGCAAGTTTGTCGACCGTAAAAACATCTATCAGCAGCTGTGGTGCCTGCCGAAGGTTGACGGCAAGTACATACAGGTTTGCACCTTTACCGTGGGCGGGAACTACGGGGGAACCTGCCTGCGCGGCGATGACTCGCTGGTGGTGAAGAAAGAGAGCGATATTGAGCCGCTGATCGTGGTGAAGGACTCGCTATAA
- a CDS encoding methyl-accepting chemotaxis protein produces the protein MNMLRNFTIRFVMLAILGIFCLMWAGVGLYSSWSLSRVSDGNEVDRQLVKQMTVLSQGNDQYFRFVTRLSRAMEVKAAGGTPDLSSAQQALDNMGKKLAEMKAISPGPMDEEIASRVIGSWQALLEQGVTPQMQQAKEGALDGYRQQANNVTPPLSRAFGAAAEAFNNAAAKSLDSTRVVVDGLTSMTRTVIIVATIVGLLILLFTDRYLVAMLVKPLDRIRHQFRQIAQGDLSQPIEPFGRNCVGQLVPLLSAMQDSLREAVSTIRSGSENIWRGATEISSGNNDLSSRTEEQAAALEETAASMEQLTATVKLNAESARQASQLADVASTTASRGGSLVEEVVTTMSGISQSSKKIAEITNVINSIAFQTNILALNAAVEAARAGEQGRGFAVVAGEVRNLASRSANAAKEIEGLITDSVSRVEQGAQLVSDTGTTMDAILRDVTEVTTIMKQIASASEEQSKGISQVGIAITQMDGVTQQNASLVEEVSAAAAALERQTEELQRSVQKFRLTA, from the coding sequence ATGAATATGCTTCGTAATTTCACGATCCGTTTCGTCATGCTGGCGATTCTCGGGATCTTTTGTTTAATGTGGGCGGGCGTTGGGCTGTACAGCTCCTGGTCCCTGTCTCGCGTTTCAGATGGCAATGAAGTGGACCGCCAGCTGGTCAAACAGATGACGGTGCTCAGCCAGGGCAACGACCAGTATTTCCGCTTTGTGACCCGCCTGAGCCGCGCAATGGAAGTCAAAGCCGCAGGCGGCACGCCGGATCTCTCCTCTGCCCAGCAGGCGCTGGATAACATGGGCAAGAAGCTCGCCGAGATGAAAGCGATCTCCCCAGGCCCGATGGATGAGGAGATCGCTTCCCGGGTAATCGGCTCCTGGCAGGCGCTGCTCGAACAGGGCGTGACGCCGCAAATGCAGCAGGCGAAAGAGGGAGCGCTGGACGGCTATCGTCAGCAGGCCAATAACGTCACTCCACCCCTGAGCCGCGCGTTCGGTGCGGCGGCTGAAGCGTTCAACAATGCTGCCGCGAAGTCGCTCGACAGCACCCGCGTGGTGGTGGACGGCCTGACCAGCATGACCCGCACGGTGATTATCGTCGCCACGATCGTCGGCCTGCTGATCCTGCTCTTCACCGACCGTTACCTGGTCGCGATGCTGGTCAAACCGCTGGACCGCATTCGCCACCAGTTCCGCCAGATTGCCCAGGGCGATCTCAGCCAGCCCATCGAGCCGTTTGGCCGCAACTGCGTGGGGCAGCTGGTGCCGCTGCTGAGCGCCATGCAGGACAGCCTGCGCGAAGCGGTCAGCACGATCCGCTCCGGTAGCGAAAATATCTGGCGCGGGGCGACGGAAATTTCCAGCGGTAACAACGATCTCTCATCCCGTACCGAAGAGCAGGCGGCTGCGCTGGAAGAGACGGCAGCCAGCATGGAACAGCTGACCGCAACGGTGAAGCTGAACGCGGAGAGCGCGCGCCAGGCCAGCCAGCTGGCCGATGTGGCCTCAACCACCGCCAGCCGCGGCGGCTCGCTGGTGGAAGAGGTGGTGACCACCATGAGCGGTATTTCGCAAAGCTCGAAGAAAATTGCTGAAATCACCAACGTGATCAACAGCATTGCCTTCCAGACCAATATTCTGGCCCTCAACGCGGCGGTTGAGGCGGCGCGCGCGGGCGAACAGGGGCGCGGTTTCGCCGTGGTGGCAGGGGAAGTTCGCAACCTGGCAAGCCGCAGCGCCAACGCGGCGAAAGAGATTGAGGGGCTGATTACCGACTCCGTGTCCCGCGTAGAGCAGGGTGCGCAGCTGGTGAGCGACACCGGCACCACCATGGATGCGATTTTGCGCGACGTGACGGAAGTGACGACCATTATGAAGCAAATCGCCTCTGCTTCTGAGGAGCAAAGCAAGGGCATTTCGCAGGTCGGGATTGCCATTACGCAGATGGACGGCGTCACCCAGCAGAACGCCTCGCTGGTTGAAGAGGTTTCCGCGGCGGCGGCGGCGCTGGAGCGTCAGACCGAAGAGCTTCAGCGCTCGGTGCAGAAGTTCCGCCTGACGGCATAA
- a CDS encoding glycine zipper domain-containing protein gives MKLIKTTLVISALIFSTSGMAIDKTAAGAVAGAAIGAATGKDLKSTVGGAVVGAGTGAMFKNGDKGKAARKGGAVGAAVGAGAAAVTGKSVLKGAAVGAGTGALIGEATH, from the coding sequence ATGAAACTCATTAAAACAACGCTGGTTATCAGCGCCCTCATTTTTTCCACCTCGGGAATGGCCATCGACAAAACCGCTGCAGGCGCGGTCGCAGGCGCCGCTATTGGCGCGGCCACGGGCAAAGATCTGAAATCCACCGTGGGCGGTGCCGTTGTGGGCGCAGGCACCGGTGCCATGTTCAAAAACGGCGATAAAGGTAAAGCCGCGCGTAAGGGCGGCGCGGTAGGGGCTGCCGTGGGCGCGGGTGCCGCGGCGGTGACCGGCAAGAGCGTGCTGAAAGGTGCAGCCGTTGGCGCGGGAACGGGCGCGCTGATTGGTGAAGCGACGCACTGA
- the pgaC gene encoding poly-beta-1,6-N-acetyl-D-glucosamine synthase translates to MTDRIIAFSILCLVFGLPLGVAALFTGELILDFVFFWPLFMSVLWITGGLYFWFQLERHWSWDKETPPPALPGEPLISILIPCFNEGRNARETISAALDQRYENIEVIAINDGSSDNTAEVLQALALEQPRLRVINLAENQGKALALKAGAAAARGDLLVCIDGDALLDRDTAAYLVAPLIHYPHVGAVTGNPRIRTRSTLIGRIQVGEFSSIIGLIKRTQRIYGRVFTVSGVIAAFRRQALADVGYWSPDMITEDIDISWKLQLRHWDIFFEPRALCWILMPETLKGLWKQRLRWAQGGAEVFLVNLRRIVRWEHHRMWPLFMEYALSTLWAFAYAMTVLLFLLSHVAPVPARLTVESLFPPEFTGLLLGVMCLLQFLVSLYIERRYERKVASSLFWVIWFPMVYWMIGLFTTLVAFPKVMLKRQRARARWISPDRGKGSLQ, encoded by the coding sequence ATGACTGATCGCATTATCGCATTCTCTATTTTATGTCTGGTATTCGGGTTGCCGTTAGGCGTGGCCGCCCTCTTTACCGGCGAGCTGATTCTGGATTTTGTCTTCTTCTGGCCGCTGTTTATGTCGGTGCTCTGGATAACCGGCGGCCTCTATTTCTGGTTTCAGCTTGAACGCCACTGGTCGTGGGATAAAGAAACTCCGCCGCCCGCGCTGCCCGGCGAGCCGCTCATCTCCATTCTTATCCCCTGCTTCAACGAGGGCAGGAATGCCCGGGAGACCATCAGCGCCGCGCTGGATCAGCGGTATGAAAATATCGAAGTTATCGCCATCAACGACGGGTCGTCTGACAACACGGCGGAGGTATTGCAGGCCCTGGCGCTGGAGCAGCCGCGCCTGCGGGTGATTAACCTCGCGGAGAACCAGGGGAAAGCGCTGGCGCTTAAAGCCGGGGCGGCGGCGGCCCGGGGCGATCTGCTGGTCTGCATTGACGGCGATGCCCTGCTCGATCGCGATACGGCAGCGTATCTGGTGGCACCGCTGATTCATTATCCCCACGTCGGCGCGGTTACCGGAAATCCGCGTATTCGTACCCGTTCCACGCTGATTGGCCGCATTCAGGTGGGCGAGTTCTCCTCCATCATTGGCCTCATCAAGCGAACGCAGCGGATCTATGGCCGAGTATTTACCGTCTCCGGCGTCATCGCCGCCTTTCGCCGACAGGCGCTGGCGGACGTTGGGTACTGGAGCCCGGACATGATCACCGAAGATATCGACATCAGCTGGAAGCTCCAGCTGCGCCACTGGGATATCTTTTTCGAGCCGCGGGCGCTGTGCTGGATCCTGATGCCGGAGACGCTGAAGGGCCTGTGGAAACAGCGCCTGCGCTGGGCCCAGGGCGGCGCGGAGGTGTTTCTTGTCAACCTTCGCAGGATTGTCCGCTGGGAGCATCACCGCATGTGGCCCCTGTTTATGGAGTACGCGCTGTCGACGCTGTGGGCGTTCGCTTACGCGATGACGGTGCTGCTGTTCCTCCTCAGCCACGTCGCGCCGGTTCCCGCCCGGCTGACCGTGGAGAGCCTGTTTCCACCGGAGTTTACCGGGCTGCTGCTGGGGGTGATGTGCCTGCTGCAGTTCCTGGTCAGCTTGTACATCGAGCGGCGCTATGAGCGGAAGGTGGCCAGCTCGCTGTTTTGGGTGATCTGGTTCCCGATGGTGTACTGGATGATCGGCCTGTTCACCACCCTCGTCGCGTTTCCAAAAGTCATGCTTAAACGCCAGCGCGCCCGCGCGCGCTGGATCAGTCCGGACCGGGGAAAAGGAAGCCTTCAATGA
- the yghU gene encoding glutathione-dependent disulfide-bond oxidoreductase: protein MSDENTYQPPKVWEWKKNGGGAFANINRPISGATHEKDLPVGSHPLQLYSLGTPNGQKVTIMLEELLALGVKGAEYDAWLIRIGEGDQFSSGFVEVNPNSKIPALRDHSTNPPTRVFESGNILLYLAEKFGHFLPKDPAGRTETLNWLFWLQGAAPFLGGGFGHFYNYAPVKIEYAIDRFTMEAKRLFDVLDKQLARGRYVAGEEYTIADIAIWPWFGCVALGSVYNAAEFLDAEKYTNVQRWAKDVANRHAVKRGRIVNRTSGELNEQLHERHAASDFDTNTEDKRQA, encoded by the coding sequence ATGTCAGACGAAAACACCTATCAGCCACCGAAAGTGTGGGAATGGAAAAAGAACGGCGGCGGCGCGTTCGCCAACATCAACCGCCCAATTTCCGGCGCAACGCATGAGAAAGATCTTCCTGTCGGTTCGCACCCGCTGCAGCTCTATTCGCTGGGCACACCGAACGGCCAGAAGGTGACGATCATGCTCGAAGAACTGCTGGCGCTGGGCGTGAAGGGCGCGGAGTACGACGCGTGGCTGATCCGCATCGGCGAGGGCGATCAGTTCTCCAGCGGGTTTGTTGAGGTGAACCCGAACTCGAAAATTCCGGCGCTTCGTGACCACTCCACGAACCCGCCAACGCGCGTATTTGAATCCGGTAATATCCTGCTTTACCTCGCAGAGAAATTCGGTCACTTCCTGCCGAAAGATCCGGCGGGACGCACCGAGACGCTGAACTGGCTGTTCTGGCTGCAGGGCGCGGCGCCGTTCCTCGGCGGCGGTTTTGGCCACTTCTACAACTATGCGCCGGTGAAAATTGAGTACGCGATTGACCGCTTCACTATGGAAGCCAAACGCCTGTTCGACGTGCTGGATAAACAGCTGGCGCGCGGTCGCTACGTGGCGGGTGAGGAGTACACCATCGCGGATATCGCCATCTGGCCGTGGTTCGGCTGCGTGGCGCTGGGCAGCGTCTATAACGCCGCCGAGTTCCTTGACGCAGAGAAGTACACAAACGTGCAGCGCTGGGCGAAGGACGTGGCGAACCGTCATGCCGTCAAGCGCGGACGCATCGTCAACCGCACCAGCGGCGAGCTGAACGAGCAGCTTCACGAGCGCCACGCCGCGAGCGACTTTGATACCAATACGGAAGACAAGCGTCAGGCATGA
- the pgaB gene encoding poly-beta-1,6-N-acetyl-D-glucosamine N-deacetylase PgaB: MLNTRFSASLMLIGWLCLSASVCAQAFSFIAPKARPQLEASKPWPQNQFLVLAYHDVEDDAADQRYLSVRTSALNEQISWLLHNGYHAISVQDILDAHDGKKTLPPKAVLLSFDDGYSSFYTRVWPLLQAWNVPALWAPVGSWVDTPADQKVNFGGLMTPRDRFATWDMVRELGQSPLIEIGSHTWASHYGIPANPQGSREPAIANRFYDNATGRYETDPQFSQRIGDDVRKVTEKIAQVTGKAPRAWVWPYGAANGTSLAIARRQGYQLAFTLEDGLGNVQDLGNIPRLLIAGNPSLKTFASTVSQVQERDPARVMHVDLDYVYDPDPAQQTQNINRLIQRVYDMKISHVFLQAFADPQGDGRIKALYFPNRWLPVRADLFNFVSWQLQTRAGVKVFAWMPVLSFDLDPALPRVQRRDPQTGQLREATEPYIRLSPWDPQVRQQVTDIYQDLARYASFNGILFHDDAVLTDVDDTAQNTTRQKSQTLIGFTHALSLAVKHIRGPQIKTARNMFALPILQPESEAWFAQNLDDFLAEYDWTVPMAMPLMESVPVDESDAWLTRLVNAVAARPGALDKTIFELQAKDWDRQPQRAVSDGQLAQWMRVLQLNGVKHYGYYPDDFINNQPAISRIRPEFSSYWYPDND, translated from the coding sequence ATGCTGAACACACGTTTTTCCGCGAGCCTGATGCTCATCGGCTGGCTCTGCCTCAGCGCGAGCGTCTGCGCGCAGGCATTTTCGTTTATTGCGCCCAAAGCGCGGCCACAGCTGGAGGCGAGCAAGCCCTGGCCGCAGAACCAGTTTCTGGTGCTGGCCTACCACGACGTAGAAGATGATGCAGCCGATCAGCGCTACCTCTCGGTTCGCACCAGCGCGTTAAACGAGCAGATAAGCTGGCTGCTGCACAACGGCTATCACGCCATCAGCGTGCAGGACATTCTGGATGCCCATGACGGGAAAAAAACGCTGCCGCCCAAAGCCGTTCTGCTAAGCTTTGACGACGGCTACAGCAGCTTTTACACCCGCGTCTGGCCGCTGCTGCAGGCGTGGAACGTCCCTGCCCTTTGGGCGCCGGTGGGCAGTTGGGTGGACACGCCGGCGGATCAAAAGGTCAATTTTGGCGGCCTGATGACGCCCCGCGATCGCTTCGCGACGTGGGACATGGTGCGCGAGCTCGGCCAGTCTCCGCTGATTGAGATCGGATCGCATACCTGGGCCTCGCATTACGGCATTCCGGCTAACCCGCAGGGCAGCCGGGAACCGGCGATCGCCAACCGCTTTTATGACAATGCCACGGGCCGCTATGAAACGGACCCGCAGTTCAGCCAGCGGATCGGCGATGACGTTCGCAAGGTGACTGAAAAGATCGCGCAGGTGACGGGCAAAGCGCCGCGCGCCTGGGTCTGGCCTTACGGCGCCGCTAACGGTACGTCGCTCGCCATCGCCAGACGGCAGGGTTACCAGCTGGCCTTTACCCTTGAGGACGGGCTCGGAAACGTGCAGGATCTGGGCAACATCCCCCGCCTGCTGATCGCCGGTAATCCTTCGCTCAAAACCTTTGCCAGTACGGTCAGCCAGGTTCAGGAGCGCGATCCCGCGCGCGTCATGCACGTCGATCTCGACTACGTTTACGATCCCGATCCGGCCCAGCAAACCCAAAACATCAACAGGCTGATCCAGCGGGTCTACGACATGAAAATCAGCCACGTTTTCCTGCAGGCGTTTGCCGACCCGCAGGGCGACGGCAGGATCAAGGCGCTCTATTTTCCCAACCGCTGGCTGCCGGTTCGGGCCGATCTATTCAACTTCGTCTCCTGGCAGCTGCAAACCCGCGCGGGGGTGAAAGTCTTCGCGTGGATGCCGGTGCTCTCGTTCGATCTCGATCCTGCCCTGCCGCGCGTGCAGCGCAGGGATCCTCAAACCGGCCAGCTGCGGGAGGCCACCGAGCCCTATATCCGGCTCTCACCGTGGGACCCGCAGGTGCGCCAGCAGGTGACGGACATCTATCAAGATCTGGCCCGCTATGCCAGCTTCAACGGGATCTTGTTCCATGACGATGCGGTGCTGACGGACGTGGACGATACCGCTCAGAACACCACGCGCCAGAAAAGCCAGACGCTTATCGGGTTTACCCACGCCCTGAGCCTGGCGGTGAAGCATATCCGCGGCCCGCAGATAAAAACCGCCCGCAATATGTTCGCCTTACCCATTCTACAGCCGGAGAGCGAAGCGTGGTTTGCGCAAAATCTTGACGATTTTCTGGCGGAGTATGACTGGACGGTGCCGATGGCCATGCCGCTGATGGAGTCCGTCCCGGTAGACGAGAGCGACGCCTGGCTGACCCGTCTGGTTAACGCGGTTGCCGCCCGCCCCGGCGCGCTCGATAAAACCATTTTTGAACTGCAGGCGAAAGACTGGGATCGGCAACCGCAGCGCGCCGTTTCCGACGGCCAGCTTGCGCAGTGGATGCGCGTGCTCCAGCTGAACGGCGTCAAACACTACGGTTACTACCCCGACGATTTCATCAACAACCAGCCTGCTATCTCCCGCATCAGGCCTGAATTTTCTTCCTACTGGTACCCTGACAATGACTGA
- the pgaA gene encoding poly-beta-1,6 N-acetyl-D-glucosamine export porin PgaA — MERSLRVSTLFFYRTPTLLFLLFLFPVLVQATESVYEQQIQQARNGNYTSFLDYLQRYQQQHALTPENVADWLQVAAWAGHDDEVIQVWQLYSIYMPLPARGVAAVAQARRNQKAWQPALALWKEARSLARDNDDYRIGYIKTLADARMDALALQEARQLVTENPTLAHLQTLAYVWSRQGKGWDRLLADARALNLAPENHALLREQIDALTDNRVNTPALLLSQKVALSPAERRRLELNAAAESVRLADVPGRTEKERLQLAQSALNRYDALLSRWQSEPQAAQDIILARIDRLGALYAHADYPQVISEYQDLTAARIPVPDWAIGWVISAYLQEKNADAAFSLLQRYPQYASDPQDEEHALFYAWLDTGEYESARRYVARQTRNVPWTRYDFGSPTPQPNDRWLTGQSLRFNYLLATNALPEAEKLAHRLAATAPGNQGLQIDYATLLQARGLPRAAEQRLKKAEVLEPSNLELEQQQAYVAMDLQEWRQMDLLADDVLARAPADRSARRLDRLRAVHHMSELRLNASKGLHSDNPVSGTHDLNWDATIYGPPVADNWRLFAGTRYAEGLFDEGRGTSRHLLGGVEWRPRDLQLEAELSSNRYHGANKPGARLTTAYALTDSWQVSGSLERLSRTTPLRALRNGISANRGEAGVRWYQNERREYQFNAALSRFSDHNRRQEYTLTGKERLWQTPSLTLDLEPGIAASKNSLRDTLYYNPARDLSVTAALTVDHEMVRHYDTLWSQQFVAGGGSYWQKNQSAGAIALLGYGQRVQWNNVMDTGVMLNWDKRPYDGKRESNLSVTFDATLRF; from the coding sequence ATGGAAAGATCGCTTCGCGTCAGTACGTTATTCTTTTATCGCACCCCAACATTATTGTTTCTGTTATTCCTCTTTCCTGTTCTGGTTCAGGCGACGGAATCCGTTTATGAACAACAGATTCAACAGGCGCGTAACGGTAATTACACCTCGTTTCTTGATTATCTCCAGCGTTATCAGCAGCAGCATGCCCTGACGCCTGAAAACGTTGCGGACTGGTTACAGGTAGCAGCCTGGGCGGGTCATGATGACGAGGTTATTCAGGTCTGGCAGCTCTACAGCATCTACATGCCGCTGCCCGCCCGCGGCGTTGCGGCCGTCGCGCAGGCCAGAAGAAACCAAAAGGCGTGGCAGCCCGCGCTGGCGCTCTGGAAAGAGGCGCGTAGCCTTGCGCGGGATAACGACGATTATCGTATCGGCTATATCAAAACCCTGGCCGATGCCCGCATGGATGCACTCGCGCTGCAGGAAGCCCGGCAGTTGGTCACCGAAAACCCCACTCTGGCGCATCTTCAGACGCTGGCGTACGTCTGGTCACGCCAGGGCAAAGGCTGGGATCGGCTTTTAGCCGACGCGCGCGCGCTCAATCTCGCGCCAGAAAATCACGCGCTTCTCCGCGAGCAGATCGACGCGCTAACGGATAACCGGGTGAATACCCCTGCGCTCCTGCTTTCACAAAAGGTGGCGCTATCCCCGGCGGAGCGTCGTCGCCTTGAGCTGAATGCCGCAGCCGAAAGCGTTCGCCTTGCGGATGTGCCTGGCAGAACGGAAAAGGAGCGTCTGCAGCTTGCGCAATCTGCGCTGAATCGTTACGACGCGCTGCTTTCTCGCTGGCAAAGCGAGCCGCAGGCGGCGCAGGACATTATCCTTGCGCGTATCGACAGGCTCGGCGCGCTGTATGCCCATGCTGATTACCCACAGGTGATTAGCGAATATCAGGATCTGACGGCAGCCCGTATCCCGGTGCCGGACTGGGCAATCGGCTGGGTTATCTCCGCGTATCTGCAGGAGAAAAATGCCGATGCCGCCTTCTCGCTTCTGCAACGCTATCCGCAATACGCGTCCGATCCGCAGGACGAGGAGCACGCGCTTTTCTACGCCTGGCTGGATACCGGAGAGTACGAATCCGCCCGCCGGTACGTAGCGCGCCAGACCCGCAACGTCCCCTGGACCCGGTACGATTTCGGCTCCCCTACCCCGCAGCCGAACGATCGGTGGCTTACCGGGCAGTCTCTGCGCTTTAACTATCTGCTGGCGACCAACGCCCTGCCGGAAGCCGAAAAGCTGGCGCACCGTCTGGCGGCAACGGCGCCGGGCAACCAGGGATTGCAGATTGACTACGCCACCCTGCTTCAGGCGCGGGGCCTGCCGCGCGCGGCCGAGCAAAGGCTGAAAAAGGCGGAAGTGCTGGAGCCCTCGAATCTGGAACTTGAGCAGCAGCAGGCTTACGTCGCCATGGATCTGCAGGAGTGGCGGCAGATGGATTTACTGGCCGACGACGTGCTTGCCCGCGCGCCCGCCGATCGCAGCGCCAGGCGTCTGGACAGGCTTCGCGCCGTCCACCACATGTCCGAACTGCGCCTCAACGCGAGCAAGGGTTTGCACTCCGATAACCCCGTCAGCGGGACGCACGATCTCAACTGGGACGCCACGATCTATGGCCCGCCGGTTGCGGACAACTGGCGGCTGTTTGCCGGCACCCGCTATGCAGAGGGCCTTTTCGATGAAGGCAGAGGCACCAGCCGCCACCTGCTGGGCGGCGTGGAATGGCGGCCACGCGACCTCCAGCTCGAAGCCGAGCTCTCCAGCAACCGCTATCACGGCGCGAACAAGCCGGGGGCCCGCCTCACAACAGCGTACGCTTTGACGGATAGCTGGCAGGTCAGCGGCAGCCTTGAGCGCTTATCGCGCACCACGCCCCTGCGGGCGTTACGCAACGGGATTAGCGCCAACCGGGGCGAAGCCGGCGTGCGCTGGTATCAAAACGAGCGCCGAGAGTATCAGTTCAATGCCGCCCTCAGCCGCTTCTCAGACCACAACCGCCGCCAGGAATACACCCTCACGGGTAAGGAGCGCCTCTGGCAGACCCCGTCCCTGACGCTGGATCTCGAACCGGGGATCGCCGCCAGCAAAAACAGCCTGCGCGACACGCTCTACTACAACCCGGCGCGGGATCTTTCCGTGACGGCGGCCCTGACCGTTGACCATGAGATGGTCCGCCATTACGACACCCTCTGGAGCCAACAGTTCGTGGCGGGAGGCGGCAGCTACTGGCAAAAAAATCAGTCCGCTGGCGCCATCGCCCTGCTGGGCTACGGGCAACGCGTTCAGTGGAACAACGTCATGGATACCGGCGTGATGCTGAACTGGGACAAGCGCCCTTACGACGGCAAACGCGAGAGCAACCTCTCCGTCACGTTTGATGCGACTTTACGCTTTTAA